The Bdellovibrionales bacterium genomic interval CATGGATCCTGTGCGCCAACTTAAACAGGCTGTCCGTCATCAAAACTTCCAGCTTGAGCCTCGCAGCCGCGTCATCCGGTTTGTCCAGAAGGGGCGCGATAAGAGGGAACGCAAAATGCTTTTCGTCTAAGCCGTGATAGGCCGCATAAGCCTTCATCGATTCGAGAAAGGCGGCAATGGCCTCACGCCCTGTGGCGGACTGCGTATCCCACACGGGATAAAAAGAGCGCGTTTGATAAAGCTGAAGAAGCTCGATTTTATTCAGGGCATAACCGTCAAAAGGCGCGTTGTTTTGCGTCAAAAGCTGCGCAAGCGGCGTGTCCGGCACAGGCGGCGTATCATTGGCGAGGGCAACAGAATCGCCCCCAAAAGCAAGAGCGCACAAAAGGATTAGGCAACGTAGGAAAGGGCGGCGTGGATTCATAAGAAGACTTTGTGATAGTGTGGGGTTTATGTCAACGCAACCTGTCATGGAAACGGTTAAGGGACTCTTAGGACAATGGCCCAGCACAGCGAAAAACGTGTTTTTCCCTATACGCCAGAGCAGGTTTTCGATCTTGTGGCCGATGTCGCCCATTATCCCGATTTCCTGCCGTGGTGTCTGGACGCCCGCATCTTTGAAACAAGCCCAACAAGCATGAAGGCCGACCTACGCGTGGGGTATAAGGCGCTGCACGACACCTTTACCTCGATAGTCCAGTTGGATCGCCCGCGAAGCATCGTGGTGACGTATGGCGCAGGCCCCTTAAGCCACCTGCATACCGTGTGGCGGTTTGATCCGGTAGGAAAGGGGGCTTGCGAGGTTCATTTTGATGTCGATTTTTGCCTCAAATCCCCCATTTTAGGGGCTCTTTTGGACGCGTTTTTTGAGCGCGCCTTCTTCAAAATGGTCGAAGCGTTCGAATCCCGCGCCGCCCAAATTTATGGGGAAGACGCGGGAAGCGTCTAACGGTCACAAAAAGCTATAGGGATCGATGTCCACCTGCACCTTGATCGTGCGGGGGAGGGGCAGCGGCGCGAGCCACGCGCCAATCGCACTGGAAAGAGAAACGCCTCGCCCTGCCTGCACCATCAAGCGATAGCGATGCTTGCCGCGCAGGATGGCGAACGGCGCAGGCGCGGGGCCAAGGATCCGCATATTCTTATTCTGGGGTGAGGCTGCGGCGATGTGGCGAGCGATATCGATCACTTGCTGCTTATCCGCACCGGCAACCGTAATGGTGGCAAGGCGACCAAAGGGCGGCAGGTGATAGTTTTTCCGCTCGCGCATTTCGGCTTGCATAAAGGCGTCGCGCTCACCTGCCATAAGCGCCCGCATTACGGGATGATCGGGATTGGTGGTTTGCAGGTAAACCGTCCCCGCTTCCTCGGCGCGGCCGCTACGCCCCGCGACTTGCTGCAAAAGCTGAAAGGTTCTCTCGGCCGCGCGGGGATCGCCGCCCGCAAGGCCAAGGTCGGCATCAATCACCCCCACGGTCGTCAGGCGCGGGAAGTGATAGCCCTTCGCCATGATCTGCGTGCCGATAAGAAGGTCAATCGCGTGATCGTCCATCTGCTTGACCATCGCCTGCGCGGCCTTAGCGTCGGCAATCGTGTCGCTTGCCATGATGGCGGTGCGGGCCTCTGGCAGCCGCACCGCGATTTCCTCGGCAATGCGCTCAATGCCCGGGCCGCAGGCGGCAAACTTGTCCTCCGCGCCACAGGTGGGGCAAGCCTTCGGCACTGTCATGTTATAGCCGCATTGGTGACAGTGCAGGCGGCCCGTCCGCTTGTGCTCGATCATCCAGCTGGTGCAAGAGGGACATTGTAAGCGAAGCCCACAGGCGCGGCACAGCGTGAGCGGCGCATAGCCCCGCCGGTTCAAAAACAGCATGGCTTGCTGGCCGTTTTCCACGGCGCTTTGCAAGGCTTGCAAAAGAGGATCGCTGATAAAGCTTTGCGTTGGCATTTTCTCATGCCGCAGATCGATGATTTTGATGGTGGGCATCGACGCCTCACCAAAACGGCGGCGCAGGATCAAATGGCGGTATTTGCCTTGCTGGACATTGTGTAGCGTCTCGAGAGACGGCGTGGCCGAGGCCAACACAATAGGAATAGCGCCAACGTTGGCTCGCACCACAGCCATGTCACGCCCATGATAGATGACGCCTTCCTCTTGCTTGTACGCGCCCTCATGCTCTTCATCCACGACGATAAGGCCAAGGTCGGCATAGGGCAGGAAGAGGGCCGAGCGCGCCCCCAAAATAAACCGTGCCTTGCCTTGCTTGATCGCGTGCCAGTTAAGGCGGCGCTGCTTTTCTGTAAGGCCGGAATGCCATAAAGTCGGCGCTAGGCCAAAGCGAGCCTCTAGCCGCGAAAACAACGCAGCGGTCATGGCAATTTCTGGCAATAGGAGAAGGGCTTGCCGACCGTCCTTAAAGCATTGCGCGAGCGCCTCACCATAAACTTCTGTTTTTCCTGAGCCCGTCACACCATCAAGGAGCGTCACGGAAAAGGTGTTGTCTTTGACGGCAGCGGTAAGCGCGGCGGCGGCGCTTTCTTGTTCGGGGCTAAGGACGGGGGCGAGGGTGTCGATATAGTTGCCGTATTCGGAAAGAATGTTTTGGGCATTATTCTCACCTACTTCGTCATTCCCGCGAAAGCGGGAATCCAGCTGCGCCGCGTCTGCGGCGCTCATGAGTCTTTTGCCTCGTTGACACTCGGCACTGGATTCCCGCTTTCGCGGGAATGACAGATTTGTTTTAAAATCCGCCAATGTACAAGGCAGTTTATCCTTGTCCTTAAGGGGGCGGAGCTGCCCGCCCAGAACCATCTTTAGAATCGATCCGGCGGGGGTGAGCGTGTAGCCCGCAACCCAATCGACAAAGCGGCGTGTTGTCTCATCCAAGGGTGCTAGATCGAGAACGGAGGTGATGGCCTTAAGCTTACTGGCCTCGACCTTACCGCTGCCCTCATCCCACACAATGCCGATGACTTCCTCTTTGCGACCCAAAGGAACGGTCACAAACGAACCCTTTCCAAGGGTTAGGGAAGGGGGTACAAGGTAATCATACCCATCGCCCAGCGGCAAAGGCAGCAGAACGCGAACGGTTTCTTGCCGTAAGTTCTTTGTAGGCTTGGCATCAGGGTCGTTCATTGGTTAGACTGTCCCATCGATAGTCGAATCGCATCACAGGAGTTTAAGTCTTATGAAGTTTTTTGTTGATACCGCCGATTTGTCAGAAATAAAAGAGCTGGCCGCAACAGGCCTTCTGGATGGGGTGACAACCAACCCCTCGCTGGTCGCAAAGTCGGGCCACAGCAACTTTATCGAACTGATCCGCGAGATCACGGCCATCGTCGAAGGGCCTGTGAGCGCCGAGGTTGCCTCAACCGATTATGTCACCATGATGGCCGAAGCCCAAACGCTGGCCAAGATTGCGGACAACATCGCGGTGAAGGTTCCGTTGACCCCAGCAGGTCTTAAGGTTTGTAAGAATCTGTCCAGTAATGGCACGATGGTCAATGTGACGCTATGCTTCTCAGCAGCGCAGGCCATTTTGGCCGCCAAGGCGGGCGCGACGTTCGTCTCGCCCTTCGTTGGACGGCTTGATGATATTGGCCAAAGCGGCATGGAGCTGATTGCCGATATTTGCACCATTTATGGCGCTTATCCTTCCTTTGATACGCAAGTGCTTGTGGCCTCGGTGCGCTCGCCCATGCATGTGGTGGAAGCGGCCAGAATGGGCGCGGACGTCGCTACGATCCCGCCATCGGTGATCCGTCAGTTGTTTAACCATCCTTTAACCGACAAAGGCTTGGCGCAATTTGTTGAAGACTGGAAAAAGACCGGTCAAACTATTCCAGTGTAACGGGTAACGCCTATGGCTCCTTCATCAAAACGCCCTTATCTCGCTGTTGCTGGCCTTACGCCAGAAAACGTGCGCGGCTTTTTGATGGAGAACCCCGACTTTCTGGTCGATAATGCCGATCTGATGGAAGAGCTTGTCTCGCCAGAGCTGCGCAGTGGCGATGGCGTGCAAGACTTCCAGCATTATAGAACGGCAAGAATTCAAGAAGAGTATGACGACCTAAAAGCCGAGCACGAAGATTTGATCGACCTTTTACAGGAAAACCTTCAGCGCCAAGACCGCATGAACGCTGCGATCCTTGCTTTAATGGATGCGCCCGATTTTACCTCAACCTTGCGCCTGATCGGTCACGACTTCGCCACGCTGCTGAATCAAGAGGCCGTTGGCTTTTTCCTAGAGGCAGGCGGCTGGCTGGATGTCGGCGACTATGACGGGCTTAAAGTTGTGCCACCGGGGGTTGTTAACCGTTGGATTAATGGCCGCGACGTGATGCTAGAGGAAGTACCTTGCGGTCTTGTGGATTTGTACGGGGATAAAGCCCCTGCCATCCGCTCGCAAGCTCTCGTGCGCCTTGTGATCAGGGAAGGGCTTCCTCATGGGCTTCTGGCCCTTGGGCATAGCGATCCTATCCAGTATGCCACCGATCTGGCGACCGAACAGGTCGAAACCCTTGGCGGCGTGGTCGAGCGTTGCCTTGCCAAATGGCTTTAATGGGCAGAAGCGGCGCTAGCCTTAAAACGACCCTTGGACGCATTAACCTTACCCTTCGTACTTAACAAAATAAGAATTATTGACGGGTGGCAAGGATTGTGGATATTGCCTCTTGACCTCATAGGGCTGCCCGCGTATGAATGCGCCTTCCAAAAGAGATGATAAAAAACCCATAAGGAACAACGATGGCTAATCATAAATCTGCCGCCAAGCGTGCGCGGCAAACTGTTAAAACTAATGAGCTGAACCGCTCACGTCGTGCCAAAGTCCGCACCCTGACGAAAGCGGTTGAAAAGGCCATTGTCGGCAAGGATCCGGAAACGGCTGTTACGACTTTGCGCTCTGCTGAATCTGGGTTGGCTCGTGCAGCAAGCAAAGGCACACTGCATCCTAAGACTGCCGCTCGTAAAACCTCGCGTTTGGCAAAGGCCGTCAAGAAAATTGCCTTGGCTAAAGCCTAATCCTTTCCGAGCAGAGTCCCGTGAATTTTAAACGCGCGATCCCACCAAGGGACGCGCGTTTTTTTTGTCAGAAAAATCCAATGTGAAAACTATCCTTTTTCCAATCATGGCATCATTAATTTTATGGTGAACAACTTTTGATTTATCGTTTCATGCGCGTCACATTTTTTTACAAAAGAAAAAATATTTTTCCGATTCACACACGAAGACCCATTGTAAAACGAATCACTTTTGTTCTATGGTGCATTTCTGTTCGCCGAAGTTTGAATGCTTGCCAATACGGGTTTCTCGCGGCTTTTTATAAAGCTTTTTTAAACCCGACCCCTGTAACACGTTGCGTTTTGAGTGAGGACTTCCATGGTATCGATGGCCGCTAAAAAGCAGACAAGTGAAAACGCGCAAGTGTCCGATCAAGTTTTCGACTCCTTAGATACCGCTTCCTCTCCCGATTTTGCTTCCCCTGTTTGGACACAACTGCGCGATCTTTTGCGCGACCATTTGGGCGAGACGGCCTATCGCCGTTGGATCGAACCCGTCAAGGGAAGCGTTGTGCTAAACGCCAAGGGAGATTCCGCTCTTTCCATCTCCGCACCGACGCGCTTTATGCGCGACTGGATCGAAGCCCATTACGGCGATGTTGTTCGTATGTTGTGGCGTAAACTTGTTAAGGCAGGCGGTGTTGAGTTTGTTGTTGCCTCCCCCCTCTTAAAACCAGCTGCTACAACACAGGATCTTGTGAACGCAGGGGCCTCACCTGTTGTGACAGCACTGCCTCCACAACAAGCCGCCGCGCCTTCGTTTCCGTCCATGGTTTCCGCAATGCCGCAAGGCTCGCCCAGCGATGAAGCCGCCCTTGATCCACGCTTTACGTTTGATAATTTCGTCGTAGGCAAACCCAATGAACTGGCCTATGCCGCCGCGCGGCGCGTGGCCGATACGGAAACGCCGACGTTCAACCCGCTGTTCCTTTATGGTGGCTCTGGCCTTGGCAAAACGCATTTGATGCACGCGATTGCGTGGCAAATTCGCCGCAACTTTCCCAATCGCCGCGTCATCTATATGTCCGCTGAAAAGTTCATGTATCAATTCGTGCGCGCGCTTCGCTACAAAGACACCGTCTCATTTAAGGATCAGTTTCGTTCGGTCGATGTTTTGATGATCGATGATGTGCAGTTCATCGGCGGCAAGGACACGACGCAGGAAGAATTCTTCCACACCTTTAACGCGCTGGTGGATCGCAACCGCCAAGTCATCGTTTCCGCCGATAAATCGCCGCAGGATCTGGATCGCGTGGAGGAGCGCTTGCGCTCGCGCCTTGGTTGGGGTCTTGTTGCTGATTTGCATCCCGCCAATTACGAATTGCGCCTTGGCATTTTGCACGCTAAAGCTGAAAAGCTAGGCTGCGCCATGCCCGACAAGGTGATCGAATTCTTGGGCCACAAAATCACGTCCAACGTGCGCGAGCTTGAGGGCGCGTTGAACCGCATCGTTGCGCATTCACAGCTGGTGGGACGCACCATCTCGCTAGAGATGACGCAAGAAGTCTTGGCCGACGTGCTACGCTCAACCGAGCGTCGCATCACGATTGACGAGATTCAAAAGAAAGTGGCTGAGCATTTCAATATCCGTGTGTCGGATATGCACTCCGCCCGCCGCGCCCGCGCCGTGGCAAGGCCGCGTCAGGTTGCGATGTATCTGGCCAAGCAACTCACGCCGCGCAGCCTGCCGGAAATTGGCCGCAAGTTCGGTGGCCGCGATCACACCACGGTCATCCATGCCGTCAAGAAGATCGAAGAGTTGTCAGCCTATGACAACGCCTTCCGCGAGGATGTCGATCTGCTCCGCCGCTTGCTACAGGGTTAAGAGATAAAAAGGGAAGCTACTTCCCGACGATGCTGAACCCAAGCTTTTCGATCGCCGCCGTCAGCTCGCCAAAGCCACCTATTAGCGCATCCGCGCCAAGGGCCTCCCAGTCGTCGCTATAGCCATGCGTGATGATCACGCATTTCACGCCCGCTTGGCGGCTGGCCAGCACATCGTTCATGCCATCGCCAACGAACAGGGTTCCTTCGGGCGATACGTCCATCGCCTTAAGCAGATTCAAGACGTGATCGGGGTGAGGCTTATGCACCATATAGGTGTCGCCACCCGCGATAGCCGCGAAATAGCGCGTCAGGTCAAGCTGATCAAAAATACGCCGCGTGGCGGCTTCTTGCTTGTTGGTACACATGGCCAGTTTAACGCCAGCCCCCGACAAGGCCTCCAGCGCCTCACGCCCGCCCGCATAAATCTGCGAAGGGTCGGCGGGAACCTTGCGGTAATGCGTGATAAACTTCTGAACAAAGGGATAAACGTCGTCCTGTGGCAACCCGCCCGTAGCCGTAAGGGCGCGGCAGCACAGCTCCATCATGCCATCGCCCAAAAAGCCCTTAATTTGCTCTAAAGGCAGGGGAGGGCGGTCACATTCCTCCAGCATCAGGTTCAGCGCTTGCCCTATATCAGGGGCGCTGTCCAGCAAAGTGCCGTCACAATCGAATAAAACCGCTTCAAGCCGTTGCATTTAGCCCCCCGAACAGTGATAATATGTCTTCATGATTTTCTCTTCCTTCAGGATAAACCGACAATGACCGACAAGGCAACGCCTGTAAACCAACCTCCCTTAGCCTGCGTTATTCTGGCGGCAGGGCAGGGGACGCGCATGAAATCCTCTCTGCCTAAGATATTGCATCCGGTGGCCTCCTTTCCCATGATCCATCATGTCGTGAGGGCATGCGAGGCTCTTGCGCCGCAGAAGGTCGTGGTCGTCGTCGCGCCCGCTATGGAGCCAGTGCAAGCGGCAGTCGCGCCCCATGCCTGCGCCATTCAGCAGCAGCCCCTTGGGACAGGCGATGCGGTGAAGGCCGCGCGTGAGGCTCTGAGTGGCTTTGAGGGGCATATTCTGGTTCTATTTGGCGATACGCCGCTGATTACGCCTGCCTCACTTACGGCGCTGCGTGAGCGTTTGATGCAGGATAAGGCCGCACTGGCCGTTGCAGGCTTTGTGCCCGCCGATCCTGCCCCCTATGGCCGCTTGGTCATGGACGAAGCTGGTAGGCTGCAAGCGATTGTCGAGGCCGCCGATGCCACGCCTGCGCAAAAGGCAATCACGCTTTGCAACGGCGGGATAATGCTGTTTAAGGCCTCCGCCTTGTGGTCTTTGCTGGATCAGGTCGGCAACGATAACGCCAAGGGCGAATACTACCTGACCGACTGCATTGCTCTGGCCGCCAAGCAAGGCTTGCCAGTGACCACGACAACGCTGGATGCCGATGACGTGCGGGGCGTGAACACACGCGTGCAGCTGGCCGAGGTCGAGGCCGTGATGCAGAGCCGCTTGCGTAAGGCGCATATGCTGGCGGGCGTTACAATGATCGACCCTGCGACGGTCTTTCTAGCGGCAGATACGGTGATGGGTCGCGATGTCTCTATCGGGCCGAACGTTGTCTTTGCGACAGGCGTTGTGATCGAGGATAACGTCGAAATCCGCGCCTTTTCCCATCTGGATCAGGTCACTGTGAAAAAGGGCGCGATCATCGGCCCCTTTGTCCGGCTGCGCCCCAAGTCGGTGATCGGCGAGGCCGCCCATATCGGCAACTTTGTTGAGATCAAGAACACAAAAGTCGCTAAGGGCGCAAAGGTCAACCACCTTTCCTATATCGGCGATGCCTCGGTTGGCGAGAAAACCAATATCGGCGCGGGCACGATCACCTGCAACTATGACGGCTTTACCAAGGCTCATACGGAAATAGGCGCGGGCGCGTTTATCGGCTCAAACACGGCTCTCGTCGCGCCCGTCACAATAGGCGATGGCGCGATCATCGCGGCGGGCAGCACAATCACGCAGGATATCCCCTCGGATGCTTTGGCCATCGCCCGCGAAAGGCAAACGAATACAGAAGGTTGGGCGGGACGTTTTCGCGCCTTGCAAAAAACAAAATCGTGAGGCGAGAATAACGTGAAAATAGGGTGACATGACGGAGATTTTGCTTTTTGTAATGTCCCGCGCTATGATCCCATGAACAAATAACCCGAAGAGGCACACCATGAACGAGATCATTAACGAAGAGACCCTGAAAAAGAACGTCAAGGACAAGGACACTTGGCTGCGCTTTGTGTATCTGGTCGTTTTCGGGTTTGCCTTTTACCTGTCCATTATCCTGACCTTTGCCACCTCGATCTTTCAGTTCTTGGCGAAGTTGTTCGGCGGCCATTCCTTTGTCGGCCTAGCCGAGTTTGGCGCGAACCTCGCCACCTATCAGGCGCAGGTTACCCGCTATCTGACGTTCTCCTCGGACGAAAAGCCCTTCCCCTTCGCGCCGTTTCCAGCGGAGAAACAGGCGGATGTTACGGACAAAGTAGCCGAGTAACCCTACCACAAGCTCCCCTAAGGTTCTTATGACTCATAGCCTTCTCGCCGACATCGGGGGTACAAACGCTCGTTTTGCCGTTGTCGATGAGAAGGGCGCTGTAAGTCGTATCAAAATCTATGCCGTTCGCGAAAACCCGACCCTTATGGGTGCGCTGGAGTCCTACCGCAAAGAAGAATGCGCCGACCTTTCTATTAAGGCGGTGGCCATGGCCATCGCGGGGCCGATTCTTGGCGATAGGGTTCCTTTGACAAACTCGGACTGGGTTTGCGACAAGACTGAAATTGCGAACGCTGTAGGCACACCCCACGTTTTTATCCTAAATGATTTTGAAGCGATTGCTGTCGCTATCGGTTCGATGAAGGCCGAGGACACCATCGTCTTGCAAACAGGGCAACCCTTGGATTTCGCGCCTCGCCTTGTGATGGGGCCCGGCACGGGCCTTGGCATTGCCGCGCTTAAGCCTGTTCAAGGCGGCGGCTTTGAAGCCATCCGAACAGAAGGCGGCCATGTTCGCTATGCCCCCGCCAATGACCGTGAGCACCAGATGATCCGCCTGCTTTCGCGTGAACTAAGTTTTGTCAGTGCCGAGGATTTGATCTCTGGCCCAGGTATTGTGAATCTTTACAAGGCTAATTGCATGCTGGTGGGGGAGGCTCCTGAATTGAGCGACCCCGCCGCCATAGTGCAGGCCTCGCGTGAGGGTAATCCGCTGTGTAAGCAAGTGCTGGGCGATTTTGCCGCGATCTTCGGTAGCGTGGCCAGCCAGATGGCTTTATCCTACATCGCGCTTGGCGGCGTCTATCTGACGGGCGGCGTATTGGAAAAGTTGGGTGCCGATTTCGATCAATCCCGCTTTTTAGAGCGCTTTGCGACCAACCCGAAAATGGCCAG includes:
- a CDS encoding type II toxin-antitoxin system RatA family toxin, with the translated sequence MAQHSEKRVFPYTPEQVFDLVADVAHYPDFLPWCLDARIFETSPTSMKADLRVGYKALHDTFTSIVQLDRPRSIVVTYGAGPLSHLHTVWRFDPVGKGACEVHFDVDFCLKSPILGALLDAFFERAFFKMVEAFESRAAQIYGEDAGSV
- a CDS encoding primosomal protein N' — encoded protein: MNDPDAKPTKNLRQETVRVLLPLPLGDGYDYLVPPSLTLGKGSFVTVPLGRKEEVIGIVWDEGSGKVEASKLKAITSVLDLAPLDETTRRFVDWVAGYTLTPAGSILKMVLGGQLRPLKDKDKLPCTLADFKTNLSFPRKRESSAECQRGKRLMSAADAAQLDSRFRGNDEVGENNAQNILSEYGNYIDTLAPVLSPEQESAAAALTAAVKDNTFSVTLLDGVTGSGKTEVYGEALAQCFKDGRQALLLLPEIAMTAALFSRLEARFGLAPTLWHSGLTEKQRRLNWHAIKQGKARFILGARSALFLPYADLGLIVVDEEHEGAYKQEEGVIYHGRDMAVVRANVGAIPIVLASATPSLETLHNVQQGKYRHLILRRRFGEASMPTIKIIDLRHEKMPTQSFISDPLLQALQSAVENGQQAMLFLNRRGYAPLTLCRACGLRLQCPSCTSWMIEHKRTGRLHCHQCGYNMTVPKACPTCGAEDKFAACGPGIERIAEEIAVRLPEARTAIMASDTIADAKAAQAMVKQMDDHAIDLLIGTQIMAKGYHFPRLTTVGVIDADLGLAGGDPRAAERTFQLLQQVAGRSGRAEEAGTVYLQTTNPDHPVMRALMAGERDAFMQAEMRERKNYHLPPFGRLATITVAGADKQQVIDIARHIAAASPQNKNMRILGPAPAPFAILRGKHRYRLMVQAGRGVSLSSAIGAWLAPLPLPRTIKVQVDIDPYSFL
- the fsa gene encoding fructose-6-phosphate aldolase, which encodes MKFFVDTADLSEIKELAATGLLDGVTTNPSLVAKSGHSNFIELIREITAIVEGPVSAEVASTDYVTMMAEAQTLAKIADNIAVKVPLTPAGLKVCKNLSSNGTMVNVTLCFSAAQAILAAKAGATFVSPFVGRLDDIGQSGMELIADICTIYGAYPSFDTQVLVASVRSPMHVVEAARMGADVATIPPSVIRQLFNHPLTDKGLAQFVEDWKKTGQTIPV
- a CDS encoding DUF484 family protein, which translates into the protein MAPSSKRPYLAVAGLTPENVRGFLMENPDFLVDNADLMEELVSPELRSGDGVQDFQHYRTARIQEEYDDLKAEHEDLIDLLQENLQRQDRMNAAILALMDAPDFTSTLRLIGHDFATLLNQEAVGFFLEAGGWLDVGDYDGLKVVPPGVVNRWINGRDVMLEEVPCGLVDLYGDKAPAIRSQALVRLVIREGLPHGLLALGHSDPIQYATDLATEQVETLGGVVERCLAKWL
- the rpsT gene encoding 30S ribosomal protein S20, producing the protein MANHKSAAKRARQTVKTNELNRSRRAKVRTLTKAVEKAIVGKDPETAVTTLRSAESGLARAASKGTLHPKTAARKTSRLAKAVKKIALAKA
- the dnaA gene encoding chromosomal replication initiator protein DnaA, which encodes MVSMAAKKQTSENAQVSDQVFDSLDTASSPDFASPVWTQLRDLLRDHLGETAYRRWIEPVKGSVVLNAKGDSALSISAPTRFMRDWIEAHYGDVVRMLWRKLVKAGGVEFVVASPLLKPAATTQDLVNAGASPVVTALPPQQAAAPSFPSMVSAMPQGSPSDEAALDPRFTFDNFVVGKPNELAYAAARRVADTETPTFNPLFLYGGSGLGKTHLMHAIAWQIRRNFPNRRVIYMSAEKFMYQFVRALRYKDTVSFKDQFRSVDVLMIDDVQFIGGKDTTQEEFFHTFNALVDRNRQVIVSADKSPQDLDRVEERLRSRLGWGLVADLHPANYELRLGILHAKAEKLGCAMPDKVIEFLGHKITSNVRELEGALNRIVAHSQLVGRTISLEMTQEVLADVLRSTERRITIDEIQKKVAEHFNIRVSDMHSARRARAVARPRQVAMYLAKQLTPRSLPEIGRKFGGRDHTTVIHAVKKIEELSAYDNAFREDVDLLRRLLQG
- a CDS encoding HAD-IA family hydrolase — its product is MQRLEAVLFDCDGTLLDSAPDIGQALNLMLEECDRPPLPLEQIKGFLGDGMMELCCRALTATGGLPQDDVYPFVQKFITHYRKVPADPSQIYAGGREALEALSGAGVKLAMCTNKQEAATRRIFDQLDLTRYFAAIAGGDTYMVHKPHPDHVLNLLKAMDVSPEGTLFVGDGMNDVLASRQAGVKCVIITHGYSDDWEALGADALIGGFGELTAAIEKLGFSIVGK
- the glmU gene encoding bifunctional UDP-N-acetylglucosamine diphosphorylase/glucosamine-1-phosphate N-acetyltransferase GlmU gives rise to the protein MTDKATPVNQPPLACVILAAGQGTRMKSSLPKILHPVASFPMIHHVVRACEALAPQKVVVVVAPAMEPVQAAVAPHACAIQQQPLGTGDAVKAAREALSGFEGHILVLFGDTPLITPASLTALRERLMQDKAALAVAGFVPADPAPYGRLVMDEAGRLQAIVEAADATPAQKAITLCNGGIMLFKASALWSLLDQVGNDNAKGEYYLTDCIALAAKQGLPVTTTTLDADDVRGVNTRVQLAEVEAVMQSRLRKAHMLAGVTMIDPATVFLAADTVMGRDVSIGPNVVFATGVVIEDNVEIRAFSHLDQVTVKKGAIIGPFVRLRPKSVIGEAAHIGNFVEIKNTKVAKGAKVNHLSYIGDASVGEKTNIGAGTITCNYDGFTKAHTEIGAGAFIGSNTALVAPVTIGDGAIIAAGSTITQDIPSDALAIARERQTNTEGWAGRFRALQKTKS
- a CDS encoding DUF4389 domain-containing protein; translated protein: MNEIINEETLKKNVKDKDTWLRFVYLVVFGFAFYLSIILTFATSIFQFLAKLFGGHSFVGLAEFGANLATYQAQVTRYLTFSSDEKPFPFAPFPAEKQADVTDKVAE
- a CDS encoding glucokinase, with protein sequence MTHSLLADIGGTNARFAVVDEKGAVSRIKIYAVRENPTLMGALESYRKEECADLSIKAVAMAIAGPILGDRVPLTNSDWVCDKTEIANAVGTPHVFILNDFEAIAVAIGSMKAEDTIVLQTGQPLDFAPRLVMGPGTGLGIAALKPVQGGGFEAIRTEGGHVRYAPANDREHQMIRLLSRELSFVSAEDLISGPGIVNLYKANCMLVGEAPELSDPAAIVQASREGNPLCKQVLGDFAAIFGSVASQMALSYIALGGVYLTGGVLEKLGADFDQSRFLERFATNPKMASLLARAPVYRVKASIPAFEGLERVVGLLL